A region from the Pelagovum pacificum genome encodes:
- the surE gene encoding 5'/3'-nucleotidase SurE: MRILITNDDGINAPGLAVLHDIATEVAGPDGEVWTVAPAFEQSGVAHCISYVHPTMIAEMGPRRFAAEGTPADCVLAGLYDVLDGTPPDLVLSGVNRGNNAAENAAYSGTIGAAMEAALQDVPAIALSQYMGPGNVKLDNPFEAAAAHGVDIVRRLIADAPWDSGSYRLFYNVNFPPIPAAEVSGFEVARQGQRKNVRHSVEAHVSPGGRRFLWVKNGDQRAPCAPGTDANANLEGRISVTPMRADFTASEMLDAVGDALS, encoded by the coding sequence ATGCGCATCCTCATCACCAACGACGACGGCATCAACGCGCCGGGCCTCGCGGTTCTGCATGACATCGCGACCGAAGTCGCGGGTCCTGACGGCGAAGTCTGGACCGTCGCGCCGGCGTTCGAGCAATCGGGCGTGGCGCACTGCATCTCCTACGTTCACCCGACCATGATCGCCGAGATGGGCCCCCGCCGCTTCGCAGCCGAGGGCACGCCTGCCGACTGCGTCCTTGCCGGGCTCTATGACGTGCTCGACGGCACCCCGCCCGACCTCGTGCTCTCCGGCGTGAACCGGGGCAACAACGCCGCCGAGAACGCCGCCTATTCCGGCACCATCGGCGCGGCGATGGAGGCGGCCCTTCAGGACGTGCCCGCAATCGCTCTGTCGCAATACATGGGCCCGGGGAACGTGAAGCTCGACAACCCGTTCGAGGCCGCGGCGGCCCACGGTGTCGACATCGTCCGCCGGCTGATCGCCGACGCCCCGTGGGACAGCGGCAGTTACCGCCTGTTCTACAACGTGAACTTCCCACCGATCCCGGCCGCCGAGGTGTCCGGCTTCGAAGTCGCCCGCCAGGGCCAGCGCAAGAACGTCCGCCATTCGGTCGAGGCGCATGTCTCCCCCGGCGGTCGCCGGTTCCTCTGGGTGAAGAACGGCGACCAGCGCGCGCCCTGCGCGCCGGGGACGGACGCGAACGCCAACCTCGAGGGGCGGATCTCGGTCACCCCGATGCGGGCCGACTTCACCGCGTCCGAGATGCTGGACGCCGTCGGGGACGCGCTTTCGTGA
- a CDS encoding protein-L-isoaspartate(D-aspartate) O-methyltransferase: MTTEAERKMQFLFALRSRGVTDARVLHAMEQTDRLRFVTGLFAERAYEDMPLPISCGQTISQPSVVGLMTQALNVQPRDKVLEVGTGSGYQAAILSHLARRVYTVDRHRRLVRDAQAVFDELGLVNITSMTADGSHGVPEQAPFDKIIVTAAAEDPPGPLLAQLRPGGIMVLPVGQSDAVQSLIRVERTDEGYEYEELRAVRFVPLVEGLGQE, translated from the coding sequence GTGACCACCGAGGCCGAACGCAAGATGCAGTTCCTCTTCGCCCTGCGCTCGCGCGGGGTCACCGACGCCCGTGTGCTGCACGCGATGGAGCAGACGGACCGCTTGCGCTTCGTCACCGGCCTGTTCGCGGAACGCGCCTACGAGGACATGCCGCTGCCGATCTCCTGCGGCCAGACGATCAGCCAGCCCTCCGTCGTCGGCCTGATGACACAGGCGCTGAACGTGCAGCCCCGCGACAAGGTGCTCGAGGTCGGGACCGGTTCCGGCTACCAGGCCGCGATCCTCAGCCACCTCGCAAGGCGGGTCTACACCGTGGACCGGCACCGGCGGCTGGTGCGCGACGCCCAGGCGGTGTTCGACGAGCTCGGCCTGGTCAACATCACCTCGATGACCGCCGACGGCAGCCACGGCGTGCCCGAACAGGCCCCCTTCGACAAGATCATCGTCACGGCCGCCGCGGAGGACCCGCCGGGCCCCCTATTGGCGCAACTCCGTCCAGGCGGTATCATGGTGTTGCCCGTCGGCCAGTCCGACGCGGTACAGAGCCTGATCCGCGTGGAGCGGACCGACGAGGGCTACGAGTACGAGGAGCTTCGCGCCGTGCGGTTCGTGCCGCTCGTCGAGGGGCTCGGACAGGAATGA